A stretch of Ipomoea triloba cultivar NCNSP0323 chromosome 11, ASM357664v1 DNA encodes these proteins:
- the LOC115996757 gene encoding katanin p80 WD40 repeat-containing subunit B1 homolog isoform X1 — protein MTTTKRAYKLQEFVAHSLSVNCLKIGRKSSRVLVTGGEDHKVNLWAIGKPNAILSLSGHSSGIDSVSFDSSEVLVAAGAASGTIKLWDLEEAKIVRTLTGHRSNCISLDFHPFGEFFASGSLDTNLKIWDIRRKGCIHTYKGHTRGVNAIRFTPDGRWVVSGGEDNTVKLWDLTAGKLMHEFKCHEGQIQCIDFHPHEFLLATGSADRTVKFWDLETFELIGSAGPETSGVRSMTFNPDGKTLLCGLHESMKVFSWEPIRCHDSVDVGWSKLSDLNVHEGKLLGCSYNQSCVGVWVVDISRIEPYTIRTNTRLNGHSEVKSNSSTTLSGLAEDSAKASLGRISISQNSDPVKETKSFGRLSVSQNPDIQREPKSQASTGNVPGTPQRINLNVGQRATSVNSVAVPNMTSLKRNSVKVQSSTNSSAFNRSEVVPVIVPRNNIKLEQSAESRKEGVAAHVPPQSLQLKTSDLRKFSNATGDPGRPTYSTESDIDVPKPAELIGIPERNIFPAIKNSAIGIAAPERNMKDDRHFPSLKLEMNTTAEPLARNQHENYDTQVPTSNKDAYSMESQRRGRARPLVANWDKRERVTQFEGFAVSSPTGNLPAQSTLQANIWGHTLSTEKETLSYSDEDFIANLMEQHDQFVDSMRARLAKLEVVCRYWQRNDIKGALGVMEKMSDHAVLADVMYFLTKQSDIITLDIYTSLLPLLSALLESNMDRHQDISLEMLLKLVKVFGSMIYSSRSAPASVGVDIEAEQRLERYNLCYVELEKVKCCLPTLTRKGGSIAKSAQELLLVLKEFS, from the exons ATGACTACTACCAAACGTGCTTACAAGCTAC AGGAGTTTGTAGCACATTCTTTGAGTGTGAACTGCCTCAAAATCGGGAGAAAGTCATCTAGGGTTCTTGTAACTGGTGGAGAAGATCACAAGGTTAATCTTTGGGCCATTGGCAAGCCTAATGCTATCCTG AGTCTGTCAGGTCATTCGAGCGGGATTGATTCAGTTAGCTTTGATTCTTCTGAAGTTTTGGTAGCTGCAGGAGCAGCAAGTGGGACTATCAAACTTTGGGATTTAGAGGAGGCCAAGA tTGTCCGGACACTCACCGGACATCGGTCCAATTGTATATCTTTGGACTTCCATCCGTTTGGAGAGTTCTTCGCATCTGGTTCTCTTGACACGAATCTTAAGATATGGGATATCAGGCGAAAAGGGTGTATCCATACCTACAAAGGTCACACACGAGGTGTTAATGCCATCAGGTTTACACCAGATGGCAGGTGGGTTGTATCTGGTGGAGAAGACAATACTGTGAAG CTGTGGGATTTAACTGCTGGAAAGTTGATGCATGAATTTAAATGTCATGAAGGCCAGATTCAGTGCATTGATTTTCATCCTCATGAGTTTTTGCTGGCAACAG GTTCAGCTGACAGAACAGTTAAATTCTGGGATCTAGAGACATTTGAACTTATAGGCTCAGCTGGACCTGAG ACTTCTGGAGTGCGCTCTATGACATTTAACCCTGATGGGAAAACCCTACTATGTGGTTTGCATGAGAGCATGAAG GTTTTCTCATGGGAACCAATTAGATGTCATGATTCTGTAGATGTAGGGTGGTCCAAACTGTCAGATCTAAATGTCCATGAAGGGAAACTTCTTGGCTGTTCCTACAATCAAAGTTGTGTTGGTGTATGGGTTGTGGATATATCG CGCATTGAACCATATACAATTAGAACTAATACTCGATTAAATGGTCACTCTGAAGTGAAGTCTAATTCAAGCACAACTTTATCGGGACTGGCAGAGGATTCTGCAAAAGCCAGCTTAGGCAGGAtttcaatttctcaaaattCAGATCCTGTCAAAGAAACTAAATCTTTTGGAAGACTTTCGGTATCCCAAAATCCAGACATTCAAAGGGAGCCCAAATCTCAAGCAT CTACTGGAAATGTTCCTGGTACCCCACAACGGATAAATCTGAATGTCGGTCAAAGAGCAACTTCAGTAAATTCAGTTGCAGTTCCTAACATGACATCTCTAAAGAGGAATTCAGTCAAAGTTCAATCATCAACCAACTCTTCAGCTTTCAACAGATCAGAAGTGGTGCCTGTTATTGTCCCaagaaataacataaaattgGAGCAGTCAGCTGAATCAAGGAAAGAAGGAGTTGCAGCCCATGTGCCACCACAATCCTTGCAATTGAAAACATCTGATTTACGTAAGTTTTCAAATGCAACTGGTGACCCAGGAAGGCCGACTTATTCTACAGAATCTGACATTGATGTCCCAAAACCTGCTGAATTGATTGGAATTCCAGAGAGGAACATATTTCCTGCAATTAAGAATTCAGCAATTGGAATTGCTGCACCTGAGAGGAATATGAAGGATGACCGACATTTTCCTTCTCTAAAACTTGAAATGAATACTACCGCTGAACCACTTGCCAGAAACCAGCATGAAAACT ATGATACCCAAGTGCCTACATCTAATAAAGATGCATATTCCATGGAAAGTCAAAGAAGAG ggAGAGCACGACCACTCGTAGCAAATTGggacaagagagagagagttactCAGTTTGAAGGTTTTGCAGTCAGCAGTCCTACTGGGAATCTACCTGCTCAGAGCACACTCCAAGCTAATATA TGGGGGCACACTTTATCAACTGAAAAGGAGACACTTTCTTATAGCGATGAGGACTTCATTGCCAACCTAATGGAACAACATGATCAATTTGTTGACTCAATGCGGGCTCGTTTAGCTAAATTAGAG GTAGTCTGCAGATATTGGCAACGAAATGATATTAAAGGGGCACTGGGTGTGATGGAGAAGATGTCTGATCATGCT GTGCTTGCTGATGTGATGTACTTCTTGACCAAACAATCTGACATAATTACATTAGATATCTACACCTCTCTTCTGCCACTCCTTTCAGCTCTTCTTGAAAGCAACATGGATAG GCATCAAGATATTTCACTTGAAATGCTGCTAAAGCTGGTTAAAGTATTTGGGTCTATGATATATTCTTCACGGTCTGCTCCAGCATCAGTTGGTGTGGATATTGAGGCAGAGCAAAG GTTGGAGCGCTACAATCTCTGCTATGTTGAACTTGAAAAGGTCAAATGTTGTCTGCCTACTCTAACCAG AAAAGGAGGATCTATTGCCAAATCTGCACAGGAGCTGCTTTTAGTACTCAAAGAATTTTCATGA
- the LOC115996757 gene encoding katanin p80 WD40 repeat-containing subunit B1 homolog isoform X2: MTTTKRAYKLQEFVAHSLSVNCLKIGRKSSRVLVTGGEDHKVNLWAIGKPNAILSLSGHSSGIDSVSFDSSEVLVAAGAASGTIKLWDLEEAKIVRTLTGHRSNCISLDFHPFGEFFASGSLDTNLKIWDIRRKGCIHTYKGHTRGVNAIRFTPDGRWVVSGGEDNTVKLWDLTAGKLMHEFKCHEGQIQCIDFHPHEFLLATGSADRTVKFWDLETFELIGSAGPETSGVRSMTFNPDGKTLLCGLHESMKVFSWEPIRCHDSVDVGWSKLSDLNVHEGKLLGCSYNQSCVGVWVVDISRIEPYTIRTNTRLNGHSEVKSNSSTTLSGLAEDSAKASLGRISISQNSDPVKETKSFGRLSVSQNPDIQREPKSQASTGNVPGTPQRINLNVGQRATSVNSVAVPNMTSLKRNSVKVQSSTNSSAFNRSEVVPVIVPRNNIKLEQSAESRKEGVAAHVPPQSLQLKTSDLQRNIFPAIKNSAIGIAAPERNMKDDRHFPSLKLEMNTTAEPLARNQHENYDTQVPTSNKDAYSMESQRRGRARPLVANWDKRERVTQFEGFAVSSPTGNLPAQSTLQANIWGHTLSTEKETLSYSDEDFIANLMEQHDQFVDSMRARLAKLEVVCRYWQRNDIKGALGVMEKMSDHAVLADVMYFLTKQSDIITLDIYTSLLPLLSALLESNMDRHQDISLEMLLKLVKVFGSMIYSSRSAPASVGVDIEAEQRLERYNLCYVELEKVKCCLPTLTRKGGSIAKSAQELLLVLKEFS, from the exons ATGACTACTACCAAACGTGCTTACAAGCTAC AGGAGTTTGTAGCACATTCTTTGAGTGTGAACTGCCTCAAAATCGGGAGAAAGTCATCTAGGGTTCTTGTAACTGGTGGAGAAGATCACAAGGTTAATCTTTGGGCCATTGGCAAGCCTAATGCTATCCTG AGTCTGTCAGGTCATTCGAGCGGGATTGATTCAGTTAGCTTTGATTCTTCTGAAGTTTTGGTAGCTGCAGGAGCAGCAAGTGGGACTATCAAACTTTGGGATTTAGAGGAGGCCAAGA tTGTCCGGACACTCACCGGACATCGGTCCAATTGTATATCTTTGGACTTCCATCCGTTTGGAGAGTTCTTCGCATCTGGTTCTCTTGACACGAATCTTAAGATATGGGATATCAGGCGAAAAGGGTGTATCCATACCTACAAAGGTCACACACGAGGTGTTAATGCCATCAGGTTTACACCAGATGGCAGGTGGGTTGTATCTGGTGGAGAAGACAATACTGTGAAG CTGTGGGATTTAACTGCTGGAAAGTTGATGCATGAATTTAAATGTCATGAAGGCCAGATTCAGTGCATTGATTTTCATCCTCATGAGTTTTTGCTGGCAACAG GTTCAGCTGACAGAACAGTTAAATTCTGGGATCTAGAGACATTTGAACTTATAGGCTCAGCTGGACCTGAG ACTTCTGGAGTGCGCTCTATGACATTTAACCCTGATGGGAAAACCCTACTATGTGGTTTGCATGAGAGCATGAAG GTTTTCTCATGGGAACCAATTAGATGTCATGATTCTGTAGATGTAGGGTGGTCCAAACTGTCAGATCTAAATGTCCATGAAGGGAAACTTCTTGGCTGTTCCTACAATCAAAGTTGTGTTGGTGTATGGGTTGTGGATATATCG CGCATTGAACCATATACAATTAGAACTAATACTCGATTAAATGGTCACTCTGAAGTGAAGTCTAATTCAAGCACAACTTTATCGGGACTGGCAGAGGATTCTGCAAAAGCCAGCTTAGGCAGGAtttcaatttctcaaaattCAGATCCTGTCAAAGAAACTAAATCTTTTGGAAGACTTTCGGTATCCCAAAATCCAGACATTCAAAGGGAGCCCAAATCTCAAGCAT CTACTGGAAATGTTCCTGGTACCCCACAACGGATAAATCTGAATGTCGGTCAAAGAGCAACTTCAGTAAATTCAGTTGCAGTTCCTAACATGACATCTCTAAAGAGGAATTCAGTCAAAGTTCAATCATCAACCAACTCTTCAGCTTTCAACAGATCAGAAGTGGTGCCTGTTATTGTCCCaagaaataacataaaattgGAGCAGTCAGCTGAATCAAGGAAAGAAGGAGTTGCAGCCCATGTGCCACCACAATCCTTGCAATTGAAAACATCTGATTTAC AGAGGAACATATTTCCTGCAATTAAGAATTCAGCAATTGGAATTGCTGCACCTGAGAGGAATATGAAGGATGACCGACATTTTCCTTCTCTAAAACTTGAAATGAATACTACCGCTGAACCACTTGCCAGAAACCAGCATGAAAACT ATGATACCCAAGTGCCTACATCTAATAAAGATGCATATTCCATGGAAAGTCAAAGAAGAG ggAGAGCACGACCACTCGTAGCAAATTGggacaagagagagagagttactCAGTTTGAAGGTTTTGCAGTCAGCAGTCCTACTGGGAATCTACCTGCTCAGAGCACACTCCAAGCTAATATA TGGGGGCACACTTTATCAACTGAAAAGGAGACACTTTCTTATAGCGATGAGGACTTCATTGCCAACCTAATGGAACAACATGATCAATTTGTTGACTCAATGCGGGCTCGTTTAGCTAAATTAGAG GTAGTCTGCAGATATTGGCAACGAAATGATATTAAAGGGGCACTGGGTGTGATGGAGAAGATGTCTGATCATGCT GTGCTTGCTGATGTGATGTACTTCTTGACCAAACAATCTGACATAATTACATTAGATATCTACACCTCTCTTCTGCCACTCCTTTCAGCTCTTCTTGAAAGCAACATGGATAG GCATCAAGATATTTCACTTGAAATGCTGCTAAAGCTGGTTAAAGTATTTGGGTCTATGATATATTCTTCACGGTCTGCTCCAGCATCAGTTGGTGTGGATATTGAGGCAGAGCAAAG GTTGGAGCGCTACAATCTCTGCTATGTTGAACTTGAAAAGGTCAAATGTTGTCTGCCTACTCTAACCAG AAAAGGAGGATCTATTGCCAAATCTGCACAGGAGCTGCTTTTAGTACTCAAAGAATTTTCATGA